The Mangrovibacterium diazotrophicum DNA window ATCGTGAGTGCATCAGTTTGCGGAGGGAAATAGGCCGGATAAACATCAACTATTGTTTCTGAGGTAATATCACCTGCGGTTGTTAAAACTAAAGGAACATTCCCCCAAATTCGAACCATATCAAAGTATACCATGGCCCGAAGTATCTTGGCTTCAGCTTTATATTGTTGTCTTTCAGTCTCGGTTAACGTTGCATCATCCACGTCATCAATATAGTTTATCAGCTTGTTTGCCTGTGCTACATTGCTCATGTGGGCATTCCAGTCGCGTTTTAAATTGGTATTCGAACCTTCGATGGAGTTTACTTCGAATGGAGTGGTTTCTGAACTGGGTGCACCGGCATAAGCGTTATCTGAATGAGACTCAGCCAAAAGTAACATGTCCAGATACCAGTGCTCTTGTCCGTTTTTAAAAAGGTCGAGAAGTGTCTGGCGGTGCAACAATACAGCTGCTTTATCTTTAAATACTGCTTGTAGGCTGTCCTGACTTACTCCTTCGGTTACATCTGAATAAGTATCAATCGGATCGTAATCAAGCGAGCAGGCAGCAAAAAGACAGGCAGTTAGGATAGAAAAAATATATCTTGTTTTCATTTCTTACAGTATTAAAATTCAACATTCAACCCAAAAACGAAGCGTTTACTATGCGGATAAGTTCCCCAGTCGATGCCTTGAACTGCACCACTGTTTCCCCATTGGTTAACTTCCGGATCCATCCCGCTATATTTGGTAAAAGTCAGCAAGTTTGTTGCTGTAAAGTAGGGTTGTAAGCGCGAAACACCGGCCCGGCTCAGGATCCCACCTTTAAAGTTGTACGAGAGGGTAACATCTTTAACACGCAGATATGTACCATCTTCAATAAAATAGCTGGACGGTTGCATGTTGAATCCGGCTTTTGGCACGTCTGTAATCTGACCAGGGGTACGCCAGCGTTTCAACACTTCTGTTGATTGATTTTTCAAATCATACATCCCTTGTGTATCTCCTTTGGAAGCGTTGAAAATATCGTTACCGACAGATCCTTGCATAAAAACATTCAAATTGAATCCTCTGTATGAGAAAGTATTGGTAAGTCCAAAAGTGAAGACTGGATTGGGGTCACCAATGTAGGTTTTGTCTGAAGCAGTAATCTTACCGTCTTCATTGATGTCGCGATACATTAGCTCGCCGGTTTCAGGATCTACCCCGTCACTGATATACCCATAAAAACCGCCAAGCGATCTGCCTGGTTCGTTTCTCACAACACGTGTCTGGTGGAATGCATCCGTTGTCTCAGCATCGTAATAAATCTGTTGTAACTCCAGACTCTTCAGTTCGTTCTTGTTGAATGAAATATTGAAATCCGTATTCCAACTAAAGTGGCCGGTTAAGTTGCGGCTGCTGGCCGAAAACTCGAACCCATTATTCATCATTTCTCCTTCGTTTCGCACAATACTGGTAGCCGCAGCAGCACCAGAAGGCAACGATACGTACATCAGCATATCTGTGGTATGTTTTGAATAATAGTCCATGGCAATGGTAAGCCGATCGTTCAATAGTGTCGCATCCACCCCGACATTCACCTGGCTCGTGGTTTCCCAAGTCAGATCCGAAGTACGTAGGTTTGCCTGTGTTATTAATGGCAGTGCGTCTTCTTTTCCGGTTTCAAACCATGCCTGACGGGTAATGCTGTAGGTTTGCAGGTAGGCATAGTCGCCAACACCCGATTGGTTACCGGTTTGCCCCCATCCACCCCTGATTTTCAAATCACTGAGCCAACTGGCACCTTTCATAAAGTTTTCTGAAGAAAGTCGCCATGCTCCTGAAAACGAAGGAAATGTTCCCCAGCGGTGATCTGGATGAAGCTTAGACGAACCATCCTCGCGGACGTTAAAGGTGAAAAGGTATTTACTTTCGAAGTTATAGGAAAGGCGGCCAAAGAACGACATAATTCCCCAAGCAGAGGCATTCGAACCGGTAGTGCTCCAATCAATTTCATTGGCGGCATTCAAGGTTTGAATTGAGCTGTCCCTGTAATGAGAACCACTGATGTAACTTTGCGACCATTGTGAATCGGTCCATGAGGTACCGGTCATGGCTTCGAAATTGTGTTTCTCGGCAAAGCTTTTTTTGTAGGTCAGTACGTTATCAAATACCAGCAAAGTATTCATGCTCCGGGTGTCCCAGGCACTCCCCCAATCGTCTCGATCGGCTCCGTGAACGGGAGGAGTAAAACCAGTATTCTTGCCGTTACGTCGATCTAAGGTAAATGAGCTTTTCAGTGTTAATTCCGGAAGAAAGGTGATGGTTGAGCTAGCTGATCCAATCAAACGGTTTTCAAGATTCTTGTTATTTTTCCCGTTTTCGATTGATTCCACCGGGTTGGTAATGTTTTGTCCAAAAAATACGCGGTTATACAATCCGGTCTCCGGATCGATAACGCTCGCGGCAGTTGGTAAATTCACCACTGCAAGTACTACTCCTCCGCGGTTGGAACCGGCTCCTGTTGTTACTCCGTTGCTGCTATTATCCGAATACGACAGGTTGATGCCAAAATGCAACCATTTACGTACCTGGCTTTCAATATTACTCCGGAAGTTATACCGGCGAAAGAATGCCGAGCTAAGGACACCTTTTTCGTTCAGGTACCCTGCCGATACAAAATACCGTGTTTTCTCGTTACCATCAGAAACCTGTAATTGGTAATTCTGCGTAATGCCAGTCCCGTATACTTCATCAAACCAATCGGTTTGATCGGTGGTTCCTTCAGGTATTGCGCCCGGTCTGATTTCGTCAATCAGTTCTTTATACTGTGCTGCGTTAAGCGAGTGAATTTGATTGGCAACCTCGCT harbors:
- a CDS encoding SusC/RagA family TonB-linked outer membrane protein; the protein is MKLTTFLILLTFMQVSAIGFSQSSKITMDFKNQSLEEIFSYIEQNTDYSILYKNELIENARLKSGNYLDKDVLDVLTDVLKEEHLSYNIKGKIILIVPDGTAPETNEQKEHKVTGRVLDESGAPIPGVTVVLKGTTAGSITSVDGSYSLEAPDNGVLEFSFIGMAPQTIEIKGQPTINVVMKEETIGVDEVIVVGYGTVAKKDVTTAVSTVSTKDLEERPIISAAQAIQGKAAGVNVYQPNGTPGGEMVIRVRGTTSFNGSNDPLYVVDGVPVDNLNFLSPTDIASMQILKDASSAAIYGSRAANGVILITTKQASGGAKVAANVQLGVSEVANQIHSLNAAQYKELIDEIRPGAIPEGTTDQTDWFDEVYGTGITQNYQLQVSDGNEKTRYFVSAGYLNEKGVLSSAFFRRYNFRSNIESQVRKWLHFGINLSYSDNSSNGVTTGAGSNRGGVVLAVVNLPTAASVIDPETGLYNRVFFGQNITNPVESIENGKNNKNLENRLIGSASSTITFLPELTLKSSFTLDRRNGKNTGFTPPVHGADRDDWGSAWDTRSMNTLLVFDNVLTYKKSFAEKHNFEAMTGTSWTDSQWSQSYISGSHYRDSSIQTLNAANEIDWSTTGSNASAWGIMSFFGRLSYNFESKYLFTFNVREDGSSKLHPDHRWGTFPSFSGAWRLSSENFMKGASWLSDLKIRGGWGQTGNQSGVGDYAYLQTYSITRQAWFETGKEDALPLITQANLRTSDLTWETTSQVNVGVDATLLNDRLTIAMDYYSKHTTDMLMYVSLPSGAAAATSIVRNEGEMMNNGFEFSASSRNLTGHFSWNTDFNISFNKNELKSLELQQIYYDAETTDAFHQTRVVRNEPGRSLGGFYGYISDGVDPETGELMYRDINEDGKITASDKTYIGDPNPVFTFGLTNTFSYRGFNLNVFMQGSVGNDIFNASKGDTQGMYDLKNQSTEVLKRWRTPGQITDVPKAGFNMQPSSYFIEDGTYLRVKDVTLSYNFKGGILSRAGVSRLQPYFTATNLLTFTKYSGMDPEVNQWGNSGAVQGIDWGTYPHSKRFVFGLNVEF